The sequence below is a genomic window from Neodiprion pinetum isolate iyNeoPine1 chromosome 7, iyNeoPine1.2, whole genome shotgun sequence.
gtcagggaattccgTGAGCGGAATTGAGTGGCCACCCTGTGCTACTAAAGATCGTGTCGTTAGCATTTTATTTGATGAAATCTATCTAACTCCCGAAGTACATTACGATAGTCATTGTGATCTATTCAAAGGAATAATTGATGACGGTATTACACGTGAGCCGAAAGAAGCTAGAACTGCTCTAGTTGCAATGATCACATGGATAAATAAACCAATGAAGCAGGCAGTGGGATATTGGTTGTTGGGAAAGAGTGGTAATTCGGACAAAACTCATCAAATTATGTTAAaaacgattgaaaatatttttagcgTTAATTTAGTTGTTAAATGCATGATTTCTGACCAGGGCCCTAGAAATGTAGGATTACTTAAAAAAGTTGGCGTTACTGCAAAAAAGCCATTCTTTAAATTACCGGGCAttaatcataaaattttcataatgtTTGATCCACCACACTTGTTAAAATCGATTCGAAATAACCTGAAAGATAAAAGATTGTATTATCGAGGGGGCCTTGTAGATTGGAATGAGATTCGCACAGTTTTTAAATTGAGTCAACTGAAACCCTTAAATCTTATACCAAAAATTGGTGAGCACCACTTCAACTTATCCACTTTCACTAAAATGAATGTTTCGATAGCCGCACAGATCTTCTCGGAATCGATGTACACGGCCCACCTAGTTTATCGAACGATTTTTCCAGAAAAATTTAAAGGGAAGGAAGACAGAACAGGCGAATTTATATCTGATATggataaattatttgacaCGCTAAACTCTCgacttgaaagaaaatcattgccaaacaaattaaattatgCCATCTCAAAAGAGTCTGaacattatacatttttaacgAATATGCTTGTATATCTTGAgcaatgtaaatttgaaagagGAAATGAACCACCTTGTATCAAAGGTTTGATAATAACTATAAATAGTGTTATTCAACTATCGAAAGATCTGCAAGACAAGTATGATATCCATGCCCTGAAAACTCGACGGTTGAACCAGGATCcgttggaaaatttatttgcgaCAATCCGACAACAAAACGGCTGTTCTCACTATCCATCGCCCGTACAGTTTGAAACGGGAATGCGGCATATCTTTATTACCCAATTAACTAAAATTTCCAATGCTACGAATTGTGAAACAGATGATAATGTAATATTTGCTAAACTCAGTAAAATCAATACTTCTATTAAACCTATGATAAATCAGATTCAAATTGCAACTCCAGCGAATTCAACAATACCCTTGTCAAGCACTAATGTTACACAGACTTTAGAatcagaaataaataaagaaattgcaGATTTTACCGAAACCAATGCAGTGTATTACATATGTGGTTACTTGGCTACCAAATTTCTTAAAAACCATAAATGTAAGGAGTGTCAGGCATATATGATTCTTCCAGATTCCTCTGTGGCTtataatgattataaattgTTTACGATTATGAAAAACTATGCTAATACAAATGGCCTCAAGTATTCCACTGAAACACTTTTTAATATTGTGTTGAAATGGGatcagaaatttcaaaatattattaaaagcATTTTACATTACAAAGATATTTcgaatgaaataaacaaagtaCTGCGGAAAGAGTGCCCTTTGTTTAAATTATGCTCCCCAGAAGCTACGAATGTATTCATTAATACATACATCAGAATTCGTTGCTATTGGGAAGCAAGATTCATAAGACGAGCATTAGCGAAGTCCGTAGTACAGTCGAAGAAAGTTGTAGGCGTAGAAAGtagtaataagaaaaataacgaaaggaagaaaatgaCTAAATTTTTGTAGTATAATCATGTATTGATATATTGTGATACAACTAGTTTTATCCGAATTTATTgtgattaataaaaatatatatcatgtaaattgtgttttcaatttatctccAATTCCTTCATGATGTTACGTTGCGTGCGTGTGTTTGGCGGAACCAAATTGAATATACCGCCTTTTTCGAATGTTTCACGGTTCCGACTCGACAGATGGCGCTAAAACTCGTATATCCTCAATTTACATTGCGGCCTTATGGCAGCTTCCACTCTATCCTATactctttggcattgaataTTTCCGCCTTGGCAAgacgtaaatttttcaaagtgacATTTCAAAGTGATCTCAGAGGAGTGAAGATTGTCAAGAGTTCAGTGCATAGAAAGATGTCGGACGGATCTCCAGGAGAGAATCTCGGAGAGAATCTCGGAGACGATCGCGAAGAGGAGCTCGGTGAGGAAAATCACGAGCAGGAAGTGGGGTTAGGTTCCCAGGGATCAACGGCAGAGTCTCTGCGCGAGATCGAGGATTCGGGAGACGAGGACGAGGAACAGCCCCCCCCCAAAGAGGCACTGTCCGGCAGTAAACCCACAGATTGAGGTATTAGAGCATAAGGTAGACTGTCTGGCTGCCCTTCTGGCACAGCAGATACAAGCACAGGCAGGGGCACAGAATCCCCAGCGGTCCTCCACATCGAGCGAGTGTTTTTTGTCAGAACCACAACGAGTTGAGATTGCTTGGGCCGCGGTGGCGCACATGAAGGTTTAAATCGAGGCGCGCACAGTCAGTCAGTGCTAATCCATCGTATAGTGAacgttgtaaatataaatatcaatatcaatTCCAGTGAAGTGCGTTTTTGCTTTGTTTGCATCGTTACTATGATTTCGGTTGGGAAGTTATTATAATCTACGATGTTTATAATACATGCTATGTCTGATATTGTGAATTATATGTTAGTTTTGTGTGGTTTATAGGTTATGAAcatgtgaaaatttaattcgttCATGTTTCCGTGActaattttgattaattttttctagaAACAAACAGAAGAGACAGGCGAAGGCCACGCCAGCCCAAATCGATTATATGGTTGATTATTTTATCTAGCATCCGCACATCGCAACAGGGAAATTTCAATCTCTCCATGGAAAATCGGATTTGGCCGCGTCGTGGGAGCAACTCGTGGAGGAACTGAACAAGATGGGAAAAGATGAGAGAGGGAAAGACGTAAAATCATGGAAATCAGTAAGTTAATATGAGTATATTATGTTACTTTAAAAGGTGCTTATTGAAATTTGGTTGGCGAACATTAGCGCTGAGTTACGATGCTCAACATTACTCAACGTTGAGTTGTTCTGAACACGTCCTTTATTTATCGTACAGAAtcttgagaaataaatttgcaaatttgcaCCCTTTTACACATCATTTCATATcgcatttataaattttgcatattttacataatctgtaatttttcataataaatgtttcaaatttttattctagaCGTGGCGAGACAACAAGACCACTGTGTCGCAAAAAGTAGCGAAAATTCGAGCAAATCGTTCGAGGACAGGGAATGTTGGTGGCCCTTGAGTGAAACCGACCGaatgagaggaaaaaattataggcATTATGGGCTTCGATTACGTGGAAGGAGTGGAATGCCCTGATGCCTTTCCCGAAGAACAGGTAATATTGGTTTTGCACTGATGAAGCAAAATATCGAATgtcataaaaattattttggaaAGTCATTTGTTTCTATAAAAACCATTTCAGTTAAACGCCATAGAGCTACTGGCAGAAGGAGACGAGAGCATACTCGATAAGGATGGCAGCATCTTAACTTTGCAAGACTACGTCGAGGCCGGTGCTCTCGATTACACTAATAAGTAATCGTTTTTTAATATgccattaattatttattaataaatcaaaaattgtgTATATATCGCTCATTTGacttttgtgtttttttaGATATAGAAGTTCTCGATAACTTTGATGGCGGGGAGGCAACTTTGGAGGAAGGCTCTTCAATACCTGAAGAAAATACAGACGCTGCATTGccaccaccaccgccaccTCCTCCAGCAATAACACCATCTCCAGCAGATGCATTGGCAGAACCTGGCCCGAGTGGCCTTAATCAACAAGGAAGAGCCTCGAAAGTCACAAGACCTAGTAAGTATCACAAAATCGTAACTTGTTTGTTACAAAATATGGAAACATGTATTTAATTATTGAGAATATAGTACATTTGATTATACCCTATAGTCAAATATATAGTATAGAGCGCGCTGACGAGTGTGTGAGAGGACACACGCATGTGAGTATCCCCTCTTCCGTATGAGTGTAAGTAACATGACTTCTAGCGGTGTCGAGACAAAACGAGTCTCGCTCATCGCTCTCTTGTATTCGAGTCGTCCCAAAGAGCACATGGTGCTGAACGAATGTATCTTATTAATAAACATGGTTAATTATACTTATTAAAATCCTCTCTATATAAACCTCATTTCAACATGGTAGCAGAGCGTGGTTCATTATTCTTTTCATCCCGCATATTCACTCTCGAGTGATATGAGGGATATTTAAGTAAGATTAAAAGCCACGTAgtgcgagaaaattttcaaagtgaaaaatacaaGTGAAAAACTCTttaaggaagaaaaatattatcacgAATAGAAGCTAGTAGTATACGGAAAACGAATAATAAGAaaagttttgagtaaaatcgaaaaatcagTGTGATGCACGCGGATTTAGTGCAAGCAGAGAGCACTTGAGTTTATGGACAACGGAGAAACGCcggaaacgaagaaaattataaaaattgaaaagaaagatTCCGAACACGAAGGAACGTTCGAGAATTACCaagaagttgaagaaaaagcTGAAGTTGAAATACAAGTAGACGAAATGGAGAAGAAAGAATTCGCTATACCGGTGTTCGATGGAGAGAATTACAGTATGTCGAAGAAGAGAATAGAgatgtttttgaaattgaagaagtGCCATGAAgttatagaaaaagaaaaaccctCATCTGAGATAGACACAACATCGGATGATAATGACCTGAAGGcgataaatattatttattgtgcAATATCGAATAAGCAATTGAAATTCGTGTGTGATGAGACCACAGCTtttggaataataaaaaagctAGATAATATGTATTTGGAAGAATCTACAGCACTGCAAATCGTATGCAGAAAtagacttgaaaaaataagaCTAAATAATTATAGTGACACGACGTcatttttcagtgattttgaAAGAGCTGTgaacgaattaaaaaatgcCGGTGCAAAGATaagcgaaaaagaaaagttaaaCTATATGTTGAACACACTGCCTGAATCGTACAGTTACATAGGCGATTTAATAGACACGTTAAAAGAAGAAGATCAAACGGCAGACTacgtaaaaagtaaaattaagcTTTCCGAGATGAAACACGGAAATGAAGATtctgaaagaaaatgaaatgttttcGCCACAAACAAAGGAAGACGTTTTAATCTCTTCATAATTGAATCTTCATTCGTATTAGGGATTAGGGTGCATTCGTATAATTTACAATTGATTAATGATTCACTTCAGATAAATAAAGACCTGCAGAGAGAAAGTCCGGCTTTGGCTTGTCGAAGGTTCAGAGGAAGTCACACATATGACAAAAACGCCGAACTAATTCACGAGGTCCACTGTGAATTCAAACTGAGCCCGAAGAAAGTTTTAAAGACCACGACTGACAACGCGTCTAATATGGTGAAGGCTTTTACCGTATTCAGTCAGCCTCAAGACTTGAATACTCTAGATGATCTTGATGAAGACAATGAGGACGAGCTTGTCATTACAGGAATTTTAGAGCATGATTCTAATTCTGATGAGCTCCGGCTCCTACCTGAACATCAACGCTGTGCAAGTCATACACTTAATCTGGTAGCTTCTGTTGATATTAAAGCTGCGTTCAAAGAGCCCTCTGTGAACAGTGGCGTCAGTTACAGTCGATCTCATCATTCGGCATTTGGAAAATGCTCAGCCATATGGAATTTGACGTCGAGATCGCCCAAAGCAGCAGAGATATATTTAGATATTACAGGAAAAGCGCCCAGTTTCCCTTTTCCGACACGCTGGAATTCAACTTACGACTGCTTGTTGGACTTCATTAAAGTGAAAGAGTCTCTCGGTAATGTTTGCAGCGCATTCGAACTCCCTAACTTCAAAGAAACTGATCTAGAATTCTTGGAGGAATATATTGAATGCAACAGCCCAATTGCTATAGCTTTAGACAAACTCCAAGGCGACAAGAACTGCTTTTACGGTGGACTGCTCCCAATTTTGGTGCAAATAAGGGAGACTCTACAGAAGTTGAAACTCCGTCACTTGAAATATTGTTCACAACTAGTAACGGTACTTTTGGCAAGCCTTGAGAAGAGGTTCATTGAGTATTACTCATTCTCATCACAAACTAATGATGCTATCTTAGTGTCTGTCAGCCATCCGTTCTTCAAATTACAGTGGGTACctaaggaaaaaagaaacgatgtGAAGGATCTTCTCTTCAATAAAGCCGAATCACTATGTTCACGTGATACTtcacaaaaagaaaacgaatcGAGCCAATATAATAAAAGCAGCGAAAGCTTTTTCACGTTCGAGGAAGGAACATCTCCCGATGAAAGCATTCTTAATGTTTCCACAAAGAATAGCGTGCAATTGCAGTGCTTGCAATAtctttaaaataataatgactCGCTAGAATTTCTAAAACAGTTTCCGATAATTCAAAAGTTATTTGTCAAGTACAAGAAGCCTTTGCCGTCATCTGCACCAGTGGAACGATTGTTTTCCTATGGCTCTATGATCTTGCGACCCAGAAGGAGAAGCATGAATGATGATACGTTCGAGAAGCAGTTGCTCCTTAAAACGAATACTGCATacataaagtgaaaaaaaaaagaaacaaaaagataATCGACGTGTATTGTATTACAAATAAGacataaaaatgatttcattaTGTATACCATTTTGCATTTAATAAACCATTTTAAATAcctattttccatttttcattttaaatgtTCTCGAAGTAACCATTTGCATTTACCCATttaaattatgtttttgaaagcattttccattttccattttaaaTGGATCAATTGAAGCATTTTACCCAGCAGTGATTATGGAATATGTAGTATCATCCAAAGCTCAATGGCTGAATATAGGATCATAAATACAAAACAGCTTGTGGTTAGTCGTTCTTAACATCGCAcctttataattattttaacattttttcttcgtcatttcCCTGTATTGTAATTGATGTTTGCTGTCTCTATAGTATACAGACCAGTGTTTTAATAAGGTTTCATGTAAAGTAAGATAtctgatttttcattccagGATGCCCTACTTGTAAAAAACTGGCCGGAGAAATTCAAACACTGAAAATCCTTATCGAAGCTAGCCAAAAGTGGATTACGGAGAGGTTTGATTACATGTCTACCAAGATGCAAGCCATGTTTATATTGTTATCTTTGAATAATCATGCCACATATGAAGATATTGAAGACAAATTTCCTATGACAAGTTTGGAAGACATGGaagattttgtaaataaactgAAGAAtccaaaattgaaacaaaaaatagtaTGGATGAATTGAAGTTCGTGACCGTGTAGATACCGTGTTGGCCCGAATAGAAGTCGAGGTTTTTAGTAACCGACTTTACCCTCAAAAACCGAACTCGACTTATATTCAGGACTTTGTAGGGGATCTGCATTATCAACTGGGAACTTCTTTATAGACCGATAATTGTAATATTCTCGCAATGCAATATTCGCGCACTACGCGTGCGTGCCTAATCTCgaagatcgaaaatttgaacttcaattttttcaaagcatCAGTATAAAGTCGGAAATACAAATTGTTTATTAGATGTTTCGTGCATGCAATAATtgagaaaatgaatattcagAGTGCAGATAGAGTGGAGTGTAGGGATTCAAAGACAAAACAAGTGAACAAAAACGTTCGTCGTAGTTATGATGCGAACTTTAAACTCATGGTTGTGCGAGAAgccgaaaaatattgaaaattgaaatgtcaAAATGAGTGTTATTTGAAGATAAATTAGTTTActatagaaaaatgaaaacgatatcaaaatatgaattattGTTAACTATATCATTCATCACGCAATATTATCATTTGGTTAACTTATTCTCATTATAAAACAGTTGAAGCACCTCAGACCAGTGGGCGGGATTTCTGCTGACGTGAGGATAGTACTCGTAGAGTATGGAAATATGTACTGAGCGTAAAACTGCAGTACAAATGTAACTGGATTGGTCTTAAAGATAAGAAAGCGTTGAAGGATACGCTGTTAAACGTGCTGATTGAAagtcagtaataataattgtgatttcaaattcacctgattaattgattaaatgtGGCAGcctacaaaaaaatttaaactgtATATTGTTCCTATTATATTATAACTAAAATGTCTGATGGAAAGACATGAATTttgatatacatattatgtgtataataGACCAAATATCACAGAAATATACCTGAAGTTTCTAATTAATGTCCAATAAAAATTAGTATtaaaagagaaagaacgaTTACCATTTCTTTCCGAAACATGAACTTTGTTTTATTATAACTCGAATATTACTCATGAGAATGCACCTAAAGTTTCCATTCAATTTCTGAGAAAAATTGGTCTTAAATGAGTAACAGTTGTTACTTATGTCTTAGACATTAAGTTATGGGTAAAATGACTAATAAACAGCAGTATTTCTCACCGGACGAAAAGTCGTAATAATCGTATAAGGAACATGAGTCTCCTGATGCTATTGTGCAGTTGAAAGAAATTGCATTTAAATTCAAACTTCAAAAGTGAAAATCAAAACTACTTACTCAAAAAATGTTGCACCAGTATGGAATTTGTTCCTAATAATGTTATAAGGAAAGTTACTAATGTCATACTATTCAATGTATATTTCTTACCAATAAATTATGGAAATTGTTGTCCGGATTTACATCTGTGGATTTGTTTCTAGCGGTGCTTGGTTCTGCGTTTTTAACTTTGTAGTCTGCCCTTTTGTTAACACTATTGTTGTCCTCATGGGTTGGATTGCAGTAGGGGGCGCCCACTTCTAGCCAGTCCTCTAGCACTTCAAGTTGCTCATATTCGTTTTCACTTGTCAGTTTTCTGCCGGGTTCACTAAAGCTAGCATCATGGGTCGGTTCGAATTGTTCAGAGCTGTGAGCTAGCTGCGAGCTTTGATGCATGTCGTTACTGGTTCATTGTCACTCGAGTCATCTAACTCTATTGGGTATTTGTTTATTGCAAATAAGTGCGAAATCATCGAATTTATATATAACACATCTGCGTCGAGGCTGGTGGCTGCGATGATGGCCAATCGTTCCGATTGAGGTGGTAGAATAATTTTGTTCGTGCAAACTAGAACTTTTCTAAGGTCGGTGGCAAACGCTATTCTGaacaaattaataatatatatgtttcCGGGGTATTCCATCAATTCTTTGATTAGTTTCTGATATGAACAACGGTGTAATTATGAATTGTGTGATAAAGGCTTCAAGTTCATGAATGGCTGATTTCAGTTGTTCGCccaaattttcttcttctgatAAGATTATTATGAATTGCGTCCTTGATTTCTACTCCTTGAACCATGTTTCTACTCCCTTTGGATTagtatgtattttttatggCCTTACCGCATTTACGAGTGATTTTCCTTCTGAATGTATGGGTTCGTCGTATTCATTTGCGAACCAAAAATTGCTCCCTTCTTTGTTTCTATATGATCTCGAATTGTGATTGGGTTAGAGCAGACCACAATATCTTCGATTACGACAGAATTAGATTTTATAGgtggttcttttttctttttgctctGTTAAATTTTCGTCGGGTGGTAGcgtctcaattttttcaacatcgtGAAATTCCAGCAGCACGAGTTTCAGCAATTTACCCACGCTgtctttttcattcgaatttgaTTGTTTTGAGCTATTTTCACtagattcaatattttcctctAGCACTTGAAATTACTCGTATTCGTTTTTGCTTTCAGGTCCTTTGCTCGGTTCATTAAAGCTGTCGTCGTTAGTCGTTTTCAATTCAGAGTTATAACGCAGTTATCGTTAGAGGTTCTTCGTTATCCGAGTCGTTCGACGTTGAtggatgtttttttattctgaaCGAATATCAAGTGATCGAGTTCCCGGAAAGCGTGTCTGTGTTGAGGTTGGTTTTACCGGCCTTATAGACGACTGTATATTCTATTCGGCAAGCTTGATTTTCCATCTTAATAATTGTAAAGTTGAGTCTTTCACTGAATATCACCAAAATAACGGTTGATGATCGGTATCAAACACGAATTTCCTTTCGTACAGATACCTAAGATTGGAAATAGTAAACACTGTATATAATAACGAGCAGCTctctttatacatatatatatatatgtacatatatatatcaataatcTGTGTACACGTGGCGGTTGATAGCGTTTTCGAGTGAACGCTCTCAGAGCACTCCAGGAGCGAGTTTTGTGTTCGAGTGAAAACCGAGCAGGTTGAGTGTAGCGACCGCATGTTCGAGTGACGGTTGAAATACTAAATTTTGATTGGTCTATGAACAAAAATCTGCTCGGAAAGCAGGGGTCAGAGCGGTTCGAGCAAAACAAGTATGGCAGAGCCAGTTCATGAAGTGCGAATAATCGAGGAGTTATTTTCGTCAGAGAATTCCGATGATGaagaagatattttattattgcgGAATATCGCCAATAGAAGACGAAAAATTCCGCGCATCCAAAATTACATCGCTGACGTTGTTAACCACTATAACGATAAACAAGTACGTACATAACCTCACAAtatctttatttattgaaCTATTGAATTCCAAGGAAGTTGGATGCTTGAACTacaattgttttcttttttacagtTCAAAAGTCATTTCAGAGTGTCGCGAGAAACTTGCAATTATTTAATAGCTTTATTCGAACAGAGCGAACATTATCCCAAAGGACCACCTTTCGGTGGTGTGAGAATAAAAACTGCTGAAGAGTACGTTCTATGTTATTTATGGTGAGTGATAATTAATGatactttgttttttgttttgcgatgacttattaatttttttgacttAATAGGTTTGCAGGTAACAAATCTGTTTACCGCATTGTAGCTCAACTCTTTGGTTTGAGTTTGTCAACAGCGCACGCAATGATAGAAAGTGTAACGACTTATTTAACAGATGAATTGGGTCCACTGGTTATCAGATTTCCTCGTACCTTGCAGGAGAAACAAGACATTTGTGAGGAATTTGAGGAGGTAAGGTAGCGAATATTTGACTAACATGTTAAAACACATCTCCTCTGCATTGGTCTGAAATattctggaaaattttttccagattCTAGGGAATATTTTCACCCAGGTATAATTAGGGGCAGCAACGAGAACGAGTTTcacaatacatataaatttcaGATTGCAGGATATCCAGGAGTATGCGGATGCATTGATGGTACGTTTATAAACATCCGTACACCCGCACATAAAATTAAGTCGACCTACGTTAATCGTCACGATACAACGGCATTGACTTTGCAAGGAATATGCGATGCGAAGAAGAAGTTCCTTGATGTGTTTACTGGAATACCAGGAAAAATTCATGACGCGAGAGTATTTACTTTGTCATTTATTCGCCCTACCGTGCTATCAATGGGCCCAGATTTTCATATACTCGGAGATTCTGCTTATCCTATATGTGAAAATCTGATGACACCGATCCGGGATTACGGAAATTTAACAGATGAACAAAGAGAATATAACAGGCGATTCTGTTCAACAAGAGTTTTAATCGAAAATGCTTTCGGGCTTTTAAAGCAAAGATTCAGGCAACTAATAAGAACAGATATGTGGGGTGTTTTAAAGACATCGAAATTTATACTATCATGCTGCGTGATGCATAATTTATGTATCGAAAGAAACGACTTCTTGGATGGAATTGAACATTACATGGCAGAACCTGAGCCTGAAGCAGAGTTTATTATAAACGATGAAGCTCGGCGTTTAGGTGTATTGAAACGCAATTTTCTGTCCAGGCAATTCATGTAAATATAGAAGCACTGCGATTTGTAACGTACATCATTTGTCAATTTAtaagatttgtaaaaaataattactgtaATGTCTGATATGCTGCATAAAATATTCACCTACCGAAAATGTTGAGgtctagatcattaaagatgaaaaattattaaaattgatggttgaaaaattatgatgTGGAGTTaattaacagaaataaaaatacattttataaaaCCTTGTCGTTGCTTATATtttttgactaaaaaattAACCTTATCAAACATTATAACGAATGATAAGAAAACATCACAAACAAATATCACAGGATACATTATCACAACATTGACGTGACATGATACCGATAAATAATCTCACTGGTTTGATTATTCTAACCTGAAGTAAGTTTGTCGTGCAACAAAGCTCGGTTCGAATATTTGTCGGGGCCACATCTCTTAAtgttcaaaatcaaaataccGCAAACAAGTATCACTGCAATTCCTGCAATTTAATTTGAGCTTGGCCCttttttggatattttttaaagtGAGAATTGATAATGTATCCAGTGATATTTGTTTGTGATACTTTGGATGAGACTTATTTTAACAGGTTGGGAGTAAATATCACATTTTTTAAGTTTGAACtaataatataacaaataaatttgaaggatataacaaaaaaatataatattaatgtgaTGATCAtacgtaatattataataGCTAATTCGACTGGTTGCACTGGTGCACACAGAGtatattatcatatttttcaaaagtctATGGCAGAAAAGGATGAAACTGCACTTGGTGCACGCCAGTGCAACCAgttaattttctataaatatcAGTTTTATTCACTTTGCTTCTTCAGACAATATTCCGtgaagattttcattttctcttgaTGCCGACgttctttgttttcttcttttttttcttgcaattcaACATACATAGCGAGCAGAggatcttgttttttttttttagttccaCCTCTTGCAGCatcttcttttcgtttttgtttcaatacGCGGGTGTTACCCACAGACACAAGAACTTCAGGCTGAACACTGTC
It includes:
- the LOC124223856 gene encoding putative nuclease HARBI1 isoform X2, which gives rise to MAEPVHEVRIIEELFSSENSDDEEDILLLRNIANRRRKIPRIQNYIADVVNHYNDKQFKSHFRVSRETCNYLIALFEQSEHYPKGPPFGGVRIKTAEEFAGNKSVYRIVAQLFGLSLSTAHAMIESVTTYLTDELGPLVIRFPRTLQEKQDICEEFEEIAGYPGVCGCIDGTFINIRTPAHKIKSTYVNRHDTTALTLQGICDAKKKFLDVFTGIPGKIHDARVFTLSFIRPTVLSMGPDFHILGDSAYPICENLMTPIRDYGNLTDEQREYNRRFCSTRVLIENAFGLLKQRFRQLIRTDMWGVLKTSKFILSCCVMHNLCIERNDFLDGIEHYMAEPEPEAEFIINDEARRLGVLKRNFLSRQFM
- the LOC124223856 gene encoding putative nuclease HARBI1 isoform X1 → MAEPVHEVRIIEELFSSENSDDEEDILLLRNIANRRRKIPRIQNYIADVVNHYNDKQFKSHFRVSRETCNYLIALFEQSEHYPKGPPFGGVRIKTAEEYVLCYLWFAGNKSVYRIVAQLFGLSLSTAHAMIESVTTYLTDELGPLVIRFPRTLQEKQDICEEFEEIAGYPGVCGCIDGTFINIRTPAHKIKSTYVNRHDTTALTLQGICDAKKKFLDVFTGIPGKIHDARVFTLSFIRPTVLSMGPDFHILGDSAYPICENLMTPIRDYGNLTDEQREYNRRFCSTRVLIENAFGLLKQRFRQLIRTDMWGVLKTSKFILSCCVMHNLCIERNDFLDGIEHYMAEPEPEAEFIINDEARRLGVLKRNFLSRQFM